GCGACATCTTCGGGGAGTTGGCCATCCTGTACAACTGCAAACGAACGGCCACGGTTAAAGGTCAGCACCGAAAGCGTGTACCCAATGCGGTGGCCACTAACTGGACTCGCACGGCGGACGGGAAAGGGAATTCTCTTGCTCTCCCGCCTTTGGCTTTCATTTGTATTGATCCCACCTCTTTGTTTTTGCCTCAATAAGTCACCGCAGAGCGACGTGTCCATTaataaaagcagcagcagcagcagcgagaTCTCAAGCCTGTTTTGAAGTAGGAaaagctttttgtttgtttttttgcccgCAGCAAAGACGGAGGTGCGTCTGTGGTCCATGGAGAGACAGACGTACAGGACCATCATCACCAACAAATCCAAGAAGAAACGAGAGCAGCTCCTGGGCTTCCTGAAGACGTGCGTCCGCCACGGTTGCTCCTCGCTCACGCCAAGTGCTCATTTCAACGTGGATTTCTTTTTGGGGCTTTGAAGGTCTCGGACTCTGAAGGACCTGAACGACGTCCAGTTGTCCAAAATCATCGACTCCATGGAGGAGGTGCGGCCCACCGGAAATACGTTTTTCTACATTTGGTACAAAGCGTGAAGCTTTCGACACGCCCCTCGTCACCCTTTTGTGCAGGTGAAGTACCAGAACAAAGAGGTCATCGTGCGAGAGGGCGCCGAAGCCAACACCTTCTACATTATCCTCAAAGGAGAGGCGAGTATTATTCTCAGCtttgtgatgatgtcatttgagAGGCTCTGCCCAGTCAGTGTCTTTTGGCTCCCGACAGGTCCTGGTGACCAAAAGCGTCAACGGGCTTCAGAAGCCCATCCGACGGATGGGGAAGGGCGAGCATTTCGGGGAGCAGGCCCTCATACGGTAACCGTGGTGACGCCTTGATGGCATTTAATGCCGCTAACTTTGTTGTCTGTGCGCGACGTGTGTGTGCAAAGCTGGAATATCATTAGCGCTTAAACATCGTCATGGCAACAGAGACAGCGCTATgccgccaggccaggccaggccaggccaggctttAATTGCAAGCCCGCTATTTCTTTTCCTTGCCGCGCTACGTGGCCTGACAATCAAAGGCGTCACCTTTTGTGCTTCCCGCAGCGAGGTGTTGCGAACGGCCACCTGCACAGCCGACGGGCCCGTCACCTGCTTCTCCATCGACAAAGAGTAAGTAAGTCCACGTGCCAAAGGCGTCAAGGCCTtgctagcttcatgctaattagCATCCTCCATCGGATTCAACGTAAATTGCTTTTGTCTCATTTGCTCAAGGGTGTTTGAGGAGACCATCCCCGTCGAGCACTTGGAGCTTTTTGACGAGTAAGCGTTTCTTCTTTACGCTACCGACGACGGTGAATTGAACGCctaattcttcttcttcttctccacgCTCAGCTCCAAGATGCTGCAGGAGGCGCAGGCTCCGCAAAAGTCCAGGTAAGAGCTCGGAGGGCCTTTAGCGCCGTCAGGTCCGCTCCATCATCTTTGTGCGCCGCCGCAGCCTCAACACCACTCTGAGGTTGAAGGACCTGGTGCCGGTCCTGTACCAGGAGGGCCGCTACCAAGGGGACCCGGTCACGCTGGGAGTCGGAGGCTTCGGCCGCGTGGAACTGGTGAGCCTGGCCGGCGCGTCCGGCGTCGGGCCGCCGCGTCCGCTGTCGGGCCGCCGCTTGCCGTACTGAAGCTTTGGCTCTCGCTAAGATGACCACCTTGAACCACGGCAAGTATTACGCCATAAAGCGAGTGAGTAAGAAGCACATCGTCGCCAagagacaggaggagcacatgttgTTTGAGAAGAAGATCCTCAAGGCCGTCCAGTGCGACTTCATTGTCAGGTAAAGACGCCAAGACGAGTcaagtctgcctgcctgcctgcctggctggctggctggctgcctgcctgcctgcctgcctgcctgcctgaaaTTGGAAATGTTGACTTTGCAGACTTCACGCTGCCTTCAAAGACACGCGTTACATCTACATGGTGATGGAGTTCTGCAGCGGCGGAGAAATCTGGACCAAACTCAAAGAAGTGTGAGGACGGCAAACGCGCCTCATCCCGCCCGCGTGCGCGTTGCGTCGCGGTCGGTGCCGTCGTCAGCCAAATGTCCCTTTGCCGCTCAGAGGGCGTTTCGACGAGCAGATTGCCGTCTTCTGCACAGCCTGCGTGGTGGAGGCCTTCGCCTACCTCCACAAGAAGAGCATCATGTACAGAGACCTCAAGCCCGAGAACCTCATGCTGGACGCGCGCGGCTACGTTAAACTGGTGAGCTGCGTTCATCCCGCCCCCATTGCGGTGGTGGCATCGAAACCACGGTCCTTTCTCTTGCCGCGCAGGTGGACTTTGGTTTTGCCCGAGAGTTGGTGAGCGGCGAGAAGTCCTACTCCTTTGTGGGGACTCCTGAATACATGGCCCCCGAGATCATCAAGAACCAGGGACACGACTTTGCGGTCGACTTCTGGTCGCTGGGCATCCTCATCTACGAGCTGCTGGTGGGAAGGTATCAGAGTGTCAAATCTTTTTCAGCCGCTCCTTGTCTTCCTGATAAACAACGttattgtgtttgtgttcatTTCTGATGATAACAAGTTCAATTTTAGTTTATTATGACGCAGTGCAAACAGATGAAGTCTAatgatgacccaaaaaaaaccaaaaaatgaTGGCCCGCTTGATCCCATCTTGTTTTGTCATGTTTAATTCACGCCAACCCAACCGTCAAGTCCTCCCTTTTCGAGCTCGGAGCCTCAGAATATTTACGCCAAGATCTTGGAAGGCGCGCTCACCTACCCTCCCTACCTAAGCGAGGCGGCCAAGTCCATCGTCAGCAAGCTGTGCAGGTGAGAGCCACACGCACGCAACGGAGCCCGCTCAATCCGAGATGACTTATTCTCGCCGTCGTTGCTGGCCGTTGCAGACCGCGACCCGGCCAGAGGTTGGGAAACACCAAGAATGGCATTAAAGATGTCCGACATCACAGGTGACCAATCTTTTGCCGTGGCTGGGGACGCGAGCAGGCTCGGGTCGTTTTGCTTCAACGTCCGTTAGCTGACGCAAAATGCAAATGGCATCCTCTTTGCAGAGCGCCATTCTTATTCGGATTAAAATGGAGTCCTCCAAAGTCTTTCAAGGCCTCTTTTTGCCAACAGGTGGTTCGGCAACATGAACTGGCACAAGCTGCGCGTGGCGCAGCTGGACGCGCCCACCGTCCGCCTCATACGCAAGGTGAGGTCAACTCAAAAGAGCAAAGCCAAATGTTTGTCCCTGACTTTTGTTTTGCGTTCAGGGCCCGTGCTACATCAATTTTGACCGCTTCCCTCAGGACCAGACCAAGGCCGATGAGGAGTTCTCAGGTTGGGACCGAGACTTCTAAGCGCGGCCGATTACCATGTCATAACTCAGGACAAAAATGAGCCTTTAAGTGCCTCCACATAGTCACAGGCATTGATATTAGTGCCGCACTGAGGAGCTGAGGCCCTCCTCATGTCCAGGATACGCTCGGTGCTTTCAACACGTTCCAcctgaataaataaaacattctgTCGTTTCTCAAACACATATACGTTGGGTCTTTCATGCATGCGCCGCCGGCAAGGCAAGGCACACGTGGGCGATCGATCTCAGGGGTAAACAACCAACCGCCTGTCAGTCGTCCAGGAACaaggaaggggaaaaaacaaatgtcaacattCATTTTCATCTCGTGAGCAAAGTGAGAGGAAACATTCAAGTGTCCACATTGCTCGTCGCTGTGTGGCGTCGAGGCTCCTCTTTAATCTGATGCAGATGTCTAGGCCTCGTGGCTAAATTGGTCGTAGATGAGCACGATTCCATCCCTTCTACAATTACCAGTGCTTTGGTTTATTCATGAGAATTCTTTCCTGGTGGTTGGTTGCAGCTTGCAAATTctctcttctcttttctttggtGTGCGGTGGCATTTTGATGCGGCGTGTTTGTTTGTGGCGTGCGCTCACCGGCGACCTCACCGAACCGTTCGTAGCGCTAAACTCTGGCGAGAACACGTCCGTGACACGCCCGAGCCAGCTCGTAAACCTTTTTGCGGCCCTCATTTGGGCTTTTCCACCAGGGCCACCTCCAGCCGCTGGGCAAAGTCCGGGCTGAGCCCGTTGAGGAAGAGGCTGCCGTTTCTGCTCAGGGCTCCCGGGCTGGGTGCCAGCGCCAGCGTCAGGTTGCCGTAAGCCTCGCGATCCTCGCCCAGGTTGACCGACAGCGTCCGTTTGCCGGGCGTCATTTCCTGGCCGGCCGAGGCGTTGATGCCCAGCTCCGAGGACAGTTTGCGCTTGATGGAGGCGGCGCGCTGGAACCGGTCGTAGATGTCCACGCTCAGCCGCCGCCGGGTTTCCTTGAACTCGGCCGACACGTTGGCCGTCCACTCGGCGGCGTGGGCCCGGAACTCGCCCACCTGCGGCGACAGCGTTAGTCAGTAGAGGgcgccgccggccggccggccggccggcgctgcTCCCTAAATAGTCCAAATGATTTGTTTGGTTCATGTCAAGAAGGCGCCCGTTTGGTCCCTGCGTGGGCTTTGTTAAAACCTGTGACGCGGACAGCAAGTGCAAGTGCCTGCTTGCAAGCGATCCAGGCGCCTGCGGGCCTGTTGATTTATTTACCAGGCTTTTTGTTTACTTAAAGCTTCAGCCCATTTAGGTGAGAACATATGTTCCCCCGCCACACACACCAGCATCACACAGTCGAGCGCGTGCTTCCACCTCCTCATTCTCACTTTGGTTGTCTGTCGGCCCAACGCGCCCATCTTGGAATCTTCGGCCCTCGTGTACTGAAGCCCTAATTGGGGAACCCGACTCGGGCCCATACTTACATTGATGCGATCAATTTTGAATGGGGCCAGCATACCGTACATACGCGctccgctctctctctctctctctctctctctctctctctctctctctctctctctctctctctctctccccactTGTCGTGTAAATAAAAGATGAAGCCGCGGCAAGCAAACAGCAACGTGCCTCAAGCAAGCTCCCGTTAGCCTAATGCTAACATACGATGGAAAACCTCATTGACGTGCTCAAAAtaagaaagaaaacatgaaatgcagcctttttttcttccttcactAACCTCCTCCTTGGTTTTCTTGGAGATGACGCGGAACCAGTCGCTGATCATGCTGAGCACGGCGGCAAAGTACGCCAGACCCACCAGGATCCAGAACCACACCACCGGCTTGTAATACTTGAGGTACTCCGGACTCTCGGAACCTCCTGCACAAGCACAGCGGCGCCGATGGAATCGAACGGACACGGACATCTTTTGTTCTTGCGTAAGTTCTGATTCTTGATTTTGGAAATGAGGCGAGAGGGACGGGGCCCATCTGCACCGCTTCGCTTTCTGCGCCAATTCACGTGACAGCCAAAAGATGTCCACTGGTTGCATTATTAGGACGTTTCACGACGGACCTTTTTCCCCGGCGACAAAGTCTCCGAATCCGATGGTGGTGAGCGTGATGACCACAAAGTAGATGGACTCCAGCGCGCTCCAGCCCTCGATGTGCTTGAAGATGACGGCCGGCAGCGCCACGAAGATGAGGCAGCCGAACAGGATGAAGAGCAAGGTGGAGATGACGCGGATCTTGGTCTGGCTGACTTGCCACTTCTGCGCAGACGAGAGACCGCAGCGGCGGGCGAGGGGGGAAGCGCTCGCTGTTTTATTTTGCTAGCTGAGAGTGTTGGCATGGCAACCGCGAGACCAGCATCCGCTGCAAAGGCCCAAGGAGGCAAGCATTCCAGAGCCACGGTGTCCACCGGGACACGTTTACGCCATCTGGCCTCGATAAGGAAACGGCAAAAGGTAAAAGggggaagacaaaaaaagaaacaggcTCACCACGATCATCTTCTCCACTTTGGCGATTCCCTTGCCAAAAATGGTGCCCAGCTGGTCGCCCACGCCGGCCAACAGGAAGCCGAAGAGGGGGATCCCCATCAGAGCGTAGATGATGCAGAATATCCGTCCGCCTTCCGTGTGGGGAGAGGTGTTGCCGAACCCTGCCGGGAGACCGGACAGGCTCGTCTGTCTGCCAAATGACTTCGGGGGGGGGACTCGTTGGGGACCGCAGCGACACTGAACGGGAGAAACGTGGCCATCCTCTCCGATGGCGCCGTGGCGgcaaagcaacaacaacagcacgTTGCGTTTTGGTGTCAACGTTCACCCGAGTCACCCTGACCGAGTCTGCCGCTCCATCAAACTGGATTTCACCCAGCAAAATGCAAGTGACAGGTGTGCAAGCTCACCGATGGTGGTGATGACGGTGCCGGCAAAGAAGAAGGCGGAGCTGAGGTCCCACAGGCTGCTCTGGTTGCACGAGTCTCCCGACGGATTCACACCCGCTCGAACGGCGGAAACCACTTGCTGGAGACGGACAATCAGAAGCGCAAAGGAGAAAACTGAACAAGCGGCTCCTCCTCGGACTCACCTTGACCAGATCCTCCAGCTCGGAGGAGTTGACGCAGCCGTGGAGGGCCAAGAACTCCAGCTTGTCGGCCAGGATGGCCATCTTCCGGGAGCTCTCGAAGGGCTGCTCCAGTTCGCGGAAGACGGTGGCGCCGATCACCAGGTAGAGCACCACCAGGAAGAAGATGGCCGACACGGTCTTCCAGCGCATGACGGTGGCgcggccgccggcgagctcgtcctCCTCGGCGCACGTCAGCGCCGCCGGCTTGGCCGAGAACGACAGGCGGGGCTTGGCGTTGTGCGTGGCAGACTTGGGGTCAAGGAGATCAGGTGCGGCCACTGCGCACCGAGGAGTTTACAATCAATACAGAGCGGTGAGCAGCAAAGATGAATGCAAGCATGTACACCAACGACACAGAACGAATCAAATGATTTCCCTTCACCAATTTATACGACAAACACGATTACATAACCAAGTTCATAATTCATGTTATCCGCGTGGGTACATGGAACGCAGCCTCGGTGGTAGCCATCATCAAATATTCAAATACAGTAGATATATTCATATTCAAAAGCGTTCTTCGCCCGCAACTGTGCTTGGCAACATCATTGAAAGCGTTTCCAAAAACACAACTGACAACATCTAGCTGCATGGCCAATTATTTGTTGCACTTACTTCTCGACCATCTCCTCTCTTCTTGGGTCCCTCCTCGACAGATCTTATCTCCAACAAAGTGCTTCGGTACCCCAgccccctcttcctcctcctcctcctcctcctcctcctccccttcctCACTCGAGTTGTTGATGATTTTTGCCTGGCGTGATGGATGTGGGCGCGCTCCACATGGCTCCTCCGGCGTGTCGTGTCCGGCCGAGAGACAAATGCAGGCAGGACATGATGATTGGCTCCTGTTAGGCACGACAAGACCTCACGGGAGAGCAGGAGATCTTCTCTGTGAAATCCATTCAGGTGTTAGGGAAGCCTGCTGGATCTGCTGCTGGAGCACTTTTGCTGTGTGCCTTCAACGCTGGAACAGACCGACTGGGATGCGAGCGCTTGTTTTGTAGGGAggaagagagggaggggggagagagagagagagagagagagagagagagagagagagagagagagagagagagagagagagagagagagagagagagagagagagagagagagagagagagagagagagagaggggggtccACCACTAAAAAGGATTTTGTTCCTCTGTCAAGTCTCACATCAGCTGCTTGACTTGCTATTGATCCAATTTGCATGAACCACTGGTGCTAATTGACGTTCATCACTTTGtctttggcacacacacacacacacacacgcacgtacgcacgcacgcacgcacacacacacacgcacatacacacacgcacacacgcacacgcacacacacactccattcTGCTGCAATTTACTGAGTCAATTACTGTGGTTGTCaaagttttctttctttgtgcCTCTATGTTGATATTATATGCTTTTCACCAAAACTCTTGTATTATTATTAGGATTGAAcatgtattttcttttctttttttttttttattgacaccTGTGCATTTATGACGATCCTGGTGCACGTGCCGCTGGGGATAATTACGTGGTGACGTCACTGTACGTGCGCGAGCCCGCGCTGCATGTGGCTGAGGTAAGAcacgtccgccgccgccgccgccgccgccgcgacaATTAAAGTCATAAAATTCAATGTTGCGGCTCGCGTAATTGTGTTGAATATTTTGTTAAATATTGTCGTGTATATTTTGGGGTCATGTTGTAGTAGCTTAGTGGCGATTTTGAGCCGTTGTCTGTGGACGGATTGAGCTAATGTTGCTAACGCTAATTAGCGCGCACCCTTCTCATATAACTAggtatatttttttatgatttctGACTTCCAGGATAGCCGGCGAATCCGTTGCACTTGCAAGCTGTGCTCACGAGTCATATTTACACTCAGGTAGGATGTTTTAATTggacattttgttttcaatgGCACTGCAAAGCAGGGGTTGTCAACCTGTGCCCTCTAGCGGTCCGTGGCGGTGTTGCATTAGAAAAACTCATTTCATGCACCAAACAAGAATGGCAATTATTTGAAGGCATTGCAGTGGGTAGTTCgaaatggaaacatttttatAATTGCAGGGGGTGGCTCCTCACTTTGTGTTGTCACAATGTGAGGACCCGCTTGTTTTCTCGAATAGGAGGGATGAGCAGGAATGCGCAGAGATGGGTGAATTGGGGTAAACATCACTTTGTTGACGCATGAAATGACTTTTCATTTGAGTTGAATTTGTCTGCCAGTTTCAGCGCTGCTGACCTTCTCTTGTGCTCTGCCATCTCGGTCACGACTTCATGTCCCGCTACCGTTTCCAAACAATTTCAGTGACGTTTTTCGCTTGGAGTGACGCAGCCAAAATCAAGCAAGCAGGAAAATGGGAAAATGCGTTCACTCGGACAATATGACACATTTTATTTGCTTTGTCATTATCAAGTAGTGGGTGTAAACTAATGAGGCGGGAAATGAATTTGAATTACTTTAGCATGATGACTAATAGGGGGGGAAACAGAAGGGTGAGACTATTTCCTGAAGGTCAAGCGGTCCATGTCACTgcgcaagtgtgtgtgcgtgcgcgcgagcgagcgagcgagcgagagacgcATTCACTTAAGGCTTTCCTCACCTTTGTTGGCAGCATTTTTAACATGAATGGCTTTTTGGGATGCTGTAAATGGGAGAGAAAAGCTTATTGTCTTCAATGTCACCTTTCTTCCGACAAGTGCACTTGAGCAGTGGGGGGTTAGTGAGGATAAATGTGGGGGCGGTGGCGGGTGGGCCGGCAAGCATGCCTGGGTTCCGACCAGCCTATGGCTGACGGAGAGGACAAAGGCTCCATCCCAAGCGGTTGCACAACCGGGGAGATGATGCCTTGATGCCCTGCCGTGCGCCCCACTCGTGGAAGCCGCTAGCGGTCTCACgggtggtgaagcagcatgtggctcatcaTCCAAACTGTAAAAATTTGGGGCGGTCAATGTTTTGTGCATTCCGCGCATCTTAAAGATTGCGACCGCACTGGTTTTATCCTCTCCAGGCGCAACAAATGCTTTTTGTCATTCTCCCAAAGAACGGCGCCGAGAGACACTCACGGGCCAATCAATACCCGTCTGGAAGCTCAACTGGGCAGTCCGTGCCAGTCAATTGGACTTGTCATGTTTGACTCCCGCCTCGCTCCTCCCCGCCCGCAGACACAAACGCCTGATTGCCGGggagctttttctttttgttgagagaattgactctttcctgaagggaaaaaagaaaatctcaaagcccacagcaggcaggcaggcaggcaggcaggcaggcaggcaggcctgtCGCACTGGGTGAAAATCTGCCGTAAAGAGACCATATAAAAAAGTCAATCAGGGCGAGAGTCCTTTCGGAAGATATTGATGATCAGTTCAcatgtagcagcagcagcagcagcagcttctgACGGTGCGACATGCCATTCATCAGAcgaatcataaataagcagcaaTGGCGGGCGGCGGTTCCTCGCGGAGAGCGCAAACGCCGTGATTGATCATGACGGAGACTCTCTGGGCAAATTGCGTGCGGCATCAGCAGTCACGGAGAGGACAACCTTGGAGGTCGTGAGCATCCGTCCTCGGGGCTGATGCCACAATTGACATTCATGTGACTTCCCGCACTTGCAACTCAGCGTACGCGATGAGACTGCACTGTGCTAATTGCAGCTTTTCTCGCAGTCAGTCACGTGCGTGTGGTTTAGCGCACTCTGAGCCGGACTGCACTTTTCAAAAGCAATTTGCTCCCGTTTGACTCCCGCTCATGTGTATTGATGTGCCAGAAAAGCAGGCCCGGTCATTTCCCTTTGCTCTTTCCCCCCCACGCTGGAGTCACGCTGGAAACTCGACGGCCAACCATACAAAAGACGGCGgaaaggtacactacacgacgtTGGAAAGATGAGGATTTTGCAACTTTATTTTTCTTGaacacgaaaaaaaaacaattgtggcAGAGCCCCGACCGGCGAATGCGCTCGCGTGGGTCGACGCGCGAGCTGAGCAGTTAGCCAAACCTCCCCGATGAATCCAAAGTGTTGATGTCGCCACGGCCCTCCCGTCGTCATGAATATGATCACGCGACAGGGCAGATGTGGTCGGTCCAGATGTCCAAGCTGCTGTTTTCATAACAAGGATGATGTTCGGAAAAAGGATTACCGCCGGAGCTTACGCGCCGCGTCGGCGCTGTTAGTTTGCAAACAATGCAAACTGCTGATAGTGGAGATTTacctcccatcccatcccatcccatcccatcccatcccatgccGGCCGTATGAGTCATCTGCACTGCCTTTTAATCTGATAGTTGCATAAAGCGGATGGCTCATTAGCGGCGTCACCGCCAAGGCCCTTTAGCGCGTCCGGGTCAAAAACCACGAGGGGCCATTTAGCGCCGGTAATGGCGCCACCGGAAACCTaccggacacttcattaggtacgcaCTTTTCAAGGAACTTTGAGCTAACTTGTTATCCAAAGTACGTCTCAAACCTCAGACGTAGTTCTCAGTTCAaaacgcttttcagggcaacatttTCTTGTGTTTACGCAAGTCTCAATCGGTCATGAAAGCAACCAAAATTTAGTGATGGacttgaaatggaaaaaatgtcGTAACGTGATATTTGTGATGTTGCTGGAAATTGGATAAAGCCAGCAATATGGTTCTAGCTTTGAGGGGGGCGGTGGGAATGTGCGGGCCACATAATGGTCGACTAAATGCTCACACACATCTCAAATTGCATTTGCGTTATGCAAATGCGAGATGGCGTGATTATTAAAGCGTGTGAGCACAGCAAGTTTAAAGCAAATACGATTAGGAGGTTGCTAGGAAGCGTTGATACACAAGGTgtgtgtgagggagggagggagggagggagatgcAGTGCATTATGGGTAATACATCACTCACCCCTTCCACCTGTAGGTCCCTTTTATCCTGATGTCTTTTTTCTGAGTGGACTGATCTCATCCGAGCACAGCCAAAATGCTTTCCCCTTTTCCCCCCTCGTCGTCGCCCTTTCGTGCCCGCGCCGgcatgttgccatggttacctgCGCACCGTCACGACAAAATGTTATTCACCGCCGCATGTACGAGCTCAGGCTTTATTGCGCGAGTGCAGTTTCGACTTGAGGAGACGGCAAAGAGTCACGGTCGCCACCTTCGCTGTTGTTTGGCCCCATTTGGACGCAAATTTAGTCCACGCTCGATTAGCCGTGAGGGGATGCGTCATTGTCGCGGCCGGGTGTCCTGACACAAAGTGCCTCCGTGACATAATGCCTCTTCCCCTCTCTCGTCAAGACGTTACGAAACAACAGACTTCATTGTTTGGATTCCTTGAAGTCACCAATGCGGGCACTCGCGGGCCAACAATGAGGCGCTCTGAAACGGCCACACACTCGCTGTCACGTTAGACTTAAAAGCAAACCTAGCCAGCCGTGCCCGACTCCTCTGGCAATAAATCTGTCCTCCGTTGTGAAgtaagtgccccccccccccccccccccccccccccccccccctcaataaGAAGAAGCGGGGAGTCCCGCTACGGACAAAAGCAGCGGACGCCCGCCACACACAATCGGCGGCTGACGTCAACAGACGCTCTGATGAAACATTGGGCCTGCTGCTAGAGAAAAGACACACGCTGGGAGTGCGGATGTCTTGATAAACGCTGCGATAACACTTCACAGTACACCGCGGCACCGTCATTAGTGTGGAACTAATAAGTGTTGGCCACCGCCGCGTATTGACACATTGATGCGTCAGGCCCGCACAGGATTGACAACTCATTGACTACCAAAATGTGACCCACTTACATATACAAGATATAGTGTACTAGGTATTTACAA
This genomic stretch from Syngnathus scovelli strain Florida chromosome 20, RoL_Ssco_1.2, whole genome shotgun sequence harbors:
- the prkg3 gene encoding cGMP-dependent protein kinase 1, translating into MEKQVKVKVEVEELRQQLEKQCLINKELQRQNKDLEQRLQEKEKLLQELHTQYHDLEFPPPSGDEIKPEFRTSRAAVIASEPIPETLDIRKSRVKKTDSETGLIVKAIRKNDFLSRLDDEQIAMMVDLLETSAISRGSEVIKEGTEGDSMYIVAAGELLVSQAGRDLRTLTSGDIFGELAILYNCKRTATVKAKTEVRLWSMERQTYRTIITNKSKKKREQLLGFLKTSRTLKDLNDVQLSKIIDSMEEVKYQNKEVIVREGAEANTFYIILKGEVLVTKSVNGLQKPIRRMGKGEHFGEQALIREVLRTATCTADGPVTCFSIDKEVFEETIPVEHLELFDDSKMLQEAQAPQKSSLNTTLRLKDLVPVLYQEGRYQGDPVTLGVGGFGRVELMTTLNHGKYYAIKRVSKKHIVAKRQEEHMLFEKKILKAVQCDFIVRLHAAFKDTRYIYMVMEFCSGGEIWTKLKEVGRFDEQIAVFCTACVVEAFAYLHKKSIMYRDLKPENLMLDARGYVKLVDFGFARELVSGEKSYSFVGTPEYMAPEIIKNQGHDFAVDFWSLGILIYELLVGSPPFSSSEPQNIYAKILEGALTYPPYLSEAAKSIVSKLCRPRPGQRLGNTKNGIKDVRHHRWFGNMNWHKLRVAQLDAPTVRLIRKGPCYINFDRFPQDQTKADEEFSGWDRDF
- the kcnk2b gene encoding potassium channel subfamily K member 2b — protein: MAAPDLLDPKSATHNAKPRLSFSAKPAALTCAEEDELAGGRATVMRWKTVSAIFFLVVLYLVIGATVFRELEQPFESSRKMAILADKLEFLALHGCVNSSELEDLVKQVVSAVRAGVNPSGDSCNQSSLWDLSSAFFFAGTVITTIGFGNTSPHTEGGRIFCIIYALMGIPLFGFLLAGVGDQLGTIFGKGIAKVEKMIVKWQVSQTKIRVISTLLFILFGCLIFVALPAVIFKHIEGWSALESIYFVVITLTTIGFGDFVAGEKGGSESPEYLKYYKPVVWFWILVGLAYFAAVLSMISDWFRVISKKTKEEVGEFRAHAAEWTANVSAEFKETRRRLSVDIYDRFQRAASIKRKLSSELGINASAGQEMTPGKRTLSVNLGEDREAYGNLTLALAPSPGALSRNGSLFLNGLSPDFAQRLEVALVEKPK